One Candidatus Korarchaeum sp. DNA segment encodes these proteins:
- a CDS encoding aminotransferase class III-fold pyridoxal phosphate-dependent enzyme has product MRLDKVPASELELFKRRTPNSSRIFDEVQGLVPFGVNSNYRYADPYPIYMRRAKGSRMWDVDGNEYIDFNMAFGALGIGHSHPRLVEAIREKIEEGTIFGFEFDEMLELAKIIRSRFNVDMMKFSSTGLEATFHALRIARAFTGRKKVLKFEGCYHGSHDYLLVSVKPSKYKAGHPVTPNSVPGSQGVLEEVVKNTLVAQFNSLESVEKVMRVHGNEVAAIILEPIPMNMGFVLPKPGFLEGLRSICDEYNCLLIFDEIKTGGKFYSGAAGHFKVKPDLMTLGKAIAGGFPLSVVAGRREVMQSIVPGVVAHAGTFNANPVAIRAGLVTLRDILTESELAKASRLGEELAKGYLDVIRDEGIEATVQYLGVSGSMVFAKDEVVDWRSFQKVDVGKWWLFMIAMMNRGVIPNYGPDEQWTVSTQHTREDVEVAIERFKEVAKIIKKVELELPLVEAV; this is encoded by the coding sequence ATGCGCCTGGATAAGGTCCCGGCTTCCGAGCTGGAGCTGTTCAAGAGAAGGACTCCTAACTCATCCAGGATATTCGATGAGGTTCAAGGCCTAGTGCCTTTCGGTGTTAACTCCAACTACAGGTACGCTGATCCCTACCCCATCTACATGAGGAGGGCAAAGGGGAGCAGGATGTGGGACGTTGATGGCAACGAGTACATAGACTTCAACATGGCATTCGGTGCCTTAGGCATAGGGCACAGCCACCCCAGGCTGGTGGAGGCGATAAGGGAGAAGATCGAGGAGGGCACGATATTCGGCTTCGAGTTCGATGAGATGCTTGAGCTCGCGAAGATAATAAGGTCTAGGTTCAACGTGGACATGATGAAGTTCTCATCAACGGGGCTGGAAGCCACATTCCACGCCCTCAGGATAGCTAGGGCATTCACGGGAAGGAAGAAGGTCCTTAAGTTCGAGGGATGCTACCATGGAAGTCACGATTACCTGCTTGTGAGCGTTAAGCCATCGAAGTACAAGGCTGGGCATCCTGTAACTCCTAATTCCGTGCCAGGCTCCCAAGGTGTGCTTGAAGAGGTGGTCAAGAACACCCTGGTGGCTCAGTTCAACAGCCTCGAGAGCGTCGAGAAGGTGATGAGGGTTCACGGTAACGAGGTCGCCGCGATAATACTCGAGCCCATACCGATGAACATGGGCTTCGTGCTGCCGAAGCCGGGATTCTTGGAGGGACTGAGGAGCATATGCGATGAGTACAACTGCTTACTGATATTCGATGAGATAAAGACGGGTGGTAAGTTCTACTCCGGAGCCGCGGGTCACTTCAAGGTCAAGCCCGACCTGATGACCTTGGGCAAGGCGATAGCAGGGGGCTTCCCTCTTTCAGTGGTGGCTGGAAGGAGGGAGGTCATGCAGAGCATAGTTCCAGGGGTTGTGGCTCACGCTGGCACCTTCAACGCTAATCCTGTAGCTATAAGGGCCGGACTTGTGACCCTGAGGGACATACTCACTGAGAGCGAGTTGGCTAAGGCCAGCAGGTTGGGAGAGGAGCTGGCTAAGGGTTACTTGGACGTGATAAGGGACGAGGGCATAGAGGCCACCGTCCAGTACCTCGGAGTGAGCGGCTCCATGGTCTTCGCTAAGGACGAGGTGGTGGATTGGAGGAGCTTCCAGAAGGTGGACGTGGGCAAGTGGTGGCTCTTCATGATAGCGATGATGAACAGAGGGGTGATACCGAACTACGGCCCTGACGAGCAGTGGACCGTATCGACGCAGCACACGAGGGAGGATGTTGAGGTAGCTATCGAGAGGTTCAAGGAGGTAGCTAAGATAATAAAGAAGGTCGAGCTCGAGTTACCACTAGTGGAAGCTGTCTGA